The Rhopalosiphum maidis isolate BTI-1 chromosome 4, ASM367621v3, whole genome shotgun sequence region CATTGGCGGTTGGCTCTGGGACGGCAATGTGAAGTCAGTAAACTCGAACTCGCTGCCCTGGGTATCCGCGCCAATCATGTCAGCCTCTTCGGTCTCCAAGAATGTCAAGTTCTGTGAACTTGGTCCATACGTGTCGACACTCATCGTGAATGCTCAGATTCTTTGACAGCTTCAATATTTAGGATTCAGCGAGTGGTGACCACTAGTGGCGTTTGGGAGAGTAAACGGAGCTACGTGAAttctgatttaataaatatgtcaaGCACACGAGGTTTAAAACACAGATCAAACGCCTCGACAGACACAGGCAACACGTCTCACAAGATAGTTTACGTGTTGTTACTTGTTACGTGTTGTAACTGTTAGATTCTGCGCTTACCGTCGATCGCGATCGATGGCGGCAAAACTATTTAAGGAGACTAGGGAGACACAGCACAGACGCAAATTGTATAGGACGACAATGCGTTGACAGCCCATACGCgatcaaaaacaataacaacaataataataaatacacggaacgacgacgacgcgcACAACAGCAAGTTGTATATCTGCAAGTCGGAGAAAGAGCTGCTatgaaaacattgaaaacACAGTACACGCGCGCTCAAGGACAAACCACTGATAAAAAACGCCTCGTCGACTTCGTGTCTCGTGCCATTCGACGCCACCATCGGGAATTGTGGTCGATCGTGGAAGAGAAAACATCATAACACAGGCGCGAAAACCaatgtgatttttttgacTTCGTAAGACACGACGtatatctttttataatagattaataaaataatagattgatatttaataacaagtaACAATTAACGTCATGGATcataagtaatacaaatacggtatagacgtatagtttttaaattcggTAGACGAATAGCCGCTACATAATCGGAAATCTTCCAGAAGAGTATACAAAAGCAGAAGAATGATTAATTAGACGAGTATAATTCAGCAGAACCGTATTTCAGCGAAAAGTTAGTAAGCTTTCGCTTCAAGAAATAAGGTGATTTCCCTATGCAAATGTGACTACatatgtaacatattatacctactctaagaataaatacttatactttGTAGCCTATAAGAGTAGTGTACCGTGAAGCTCGGTGGCCCTAGGACCTATAGAATGTAGAGAACTCCTTAAATatggaattattaatataggtaataatattagaagctaataaaaataataataatacaactgtttttctaattaaaatttgattttaaacattcTATACTTAAACCTTTTAGAACcacagttaaattaaaaataaatgcaattattgTCATGACGTATAATGACTCCCCCCCAACTTGTGATAAGcattatagttttaagaaaaatgcttgtatattatgaacaatatgaagtataataaaataaccataaGATTTTTGGttcttataattatgttagcgtttatattttatactgccAAAATGGGTATTATAAAAGctaataacttaatttgtCCTATCAAGGaggaaactaaaatataattgttaaatataattttcacagaacagatttaaatatagtacaaaTAATCCTAAGTATGaacaaatgaattataaaaattaaataaaacaatattcaataaaatggaAAGGTATTAATAGTGTTAAGGTATACATTTTGGGAAAGAAAGgtttggttttaaataaattaaaacttattaatattccataaataatatagattaaaattaaaattttttcgtgtttaaaaataatataagttttaattatgcatcttataatatatatgaaaaataaagttaattactGATATAatctgattatatttatattttataaataaaattaaaacataacataatcaactaatcattgtttattaaaatacaacttatataagatcataataaattataatcattaaacacAAACAATGGGAAATAAGTAATGAGATGTGTATTAATACAACAtagataatagtttaatttaatttatgttacttaaaatatttggcatgtattaataacaaaaatttattttggagTATTAGGATCATCATCAATTTGACTTAATTCTGGAGAGCCTGTATTATCAACTGGTTTTTTCGTAGGAGTCCTTACTGTTGGAGATTCTTGCTTTTTTTGCAAAAGCGCGTTAAAAAAGCTAGCCAAAGCTCGTTCACTACTAGGAGGAGGGTTATCTGAAATGCGTTTATTTGCCGATAATGGTTTTGTAAGTTCTATGGATTTCCTGACAACCGGTGTTTGTGGTTGagctaaattttgatttaacagtACAAGTTGCCGGGCCAAAAATGCTTGTTCTTCTTCATCTTGAAGTTCATGTTCTTTATGTGGTTTTTCATATGGATATGGTATAGCATCACTATAATGTGATtcaggatttattttttgcatattttcatAGAgaacttcaatttttttcaaactatcCCAGCCCGAAGGAACAAACACAGAATCTTTTTCCACGATTAATGCAGGCGTTTTAAATGGAAAGCGATaaattctgaaaaatatataacataaaatgtaaataaatcatgaattataaatacaaattctttagtttattttacttgaatgataaaataattttatattaaagtaaaaaataaaaaaagtaatctgttgtaaaatattttttaattattgtactcagtcaatattattttaacatatgtttatttatgaacatacatttaataaaattgaattattaaaacattaaaatatacaacaattttcaattaagaactttatttttaaaatatccttaaaattgttttagaatactaaacgttaattatatttaatttttcataattcatattttaaatgtatagcaTATCATCAGGACAAgatatctttaaattatttatgttttttctattgtttgaattttctatagacaaaattaaataattataaataccttaTAACTACAactttttagacattttaaaaagaggtatttttaaattaggtttcttcactaatataataatatgaaattaataaaaataataaaatatttataatagtattattatatcccttacaatattgcttttataggtaaattaactttttataattaattttacctatgcattaaatatttataaagaagatCACAGTTTTTATCTTCCATTACAGATACATAAAACAACGCAGCTCcaaattgtaaacaaaattttcGCAAACAGCATTGGATGTAATCAAAATGTTCTTCTGAATAGTTATCAATTTCTAAGTTTTTGATGCAATCAGTCATAGTTATGACAACAATTATATCCAATCCTAAATTTTTTGATAGAACTCCATCATTGAGAAGTCGAACCTTTGTACAGGATTCATATGATGgatctaaacatttaaacaaaaatcttaGATATAAAGCAACTCTAAATTACAAGTATTTACCATCAAGCAGCGTGTAATCAATAATTCTATCAACACATTTATCTCTAAGATTTTGAGTTTGTTCCATGCCTAAATTTAAGCTATCTATATGATCTTGAAGTCTTGCTGACCAAAATTCTAAGGATTCCATAATTTTCCAGGGATGTTTCAAAGATGCAACTAAAACAATTGTTGTATCTTCAAAATGTTGTTCATTTAACGCAAActtcatcaaatattttagtgatcGATCGCCATCTAATGTCCAAACATTTAATTGGGCATTTTCATCAGTGCTGTCATCGCGAACCTAGTAATTGaagtataagtaaataaatctaaaatttaaaagatgaAATTTTCTTACCTGTATGTATCCATATTCCATGCCCCATCCTTGTTTTGAATCTTTAAGGCCTTGCAACTTGGTCACCAATGTTGTTTTGCCTGATTTACTATCACCCAGTAAcaacacatttttgttttctggCAATTTTTTTCgacttttattttgtacatccAATAGAAGTTTATTCCAATGATTTGCATCATTTTCAACATCAACTTGAGTGCTAGAGTCttaaatagattcaatatgtatgttatattttatttctaatgtcAATAtgctaacaaaattataaaactttgtacttacccatattatattaatatagatgtGGAATATGGATACCTATTTAAAGAACATAAGTCTTAACAATAATGCATTTACCACaaccttaattattttctttttttgttttatcaaagtaaattgagagtaatattttaaaacaaaaattaacacaCGAAAACGAACGGATCGTCGACGGAAATATGTTGTTTAAGATCCGTTTCCGTATTGTTACCACATCGACGAACACGAATAAAACAATCGAGTAAAGAATGTCCCAAATCCCGATCACGATTTGTACTgagattatgtattttttactatctACTATAGTACTATCTTAAACCGTGGACCAAACCGTTTGGAGATAACCATAGAATGATAATACAACCACGGTACCCTGAAATGAGTAACGCGGACCTCCACCGCGGAGGCTACTCGTCCGGTAAACATGAGGTCGTtacgaatattttatgataacggTTAACGGCCCCCCTCACAATAACGAGAAGTAGTGTTGTCGGCTGAGCGTTGGAagtcgatttatttttaatagcaatTTAACGGATTTCCGTCCGGACTGAGTGACGGACGACTAATAAATTCTAGTCCGCGCATTACACTAATGCTACAGGCTGTTTGTGTAGTACCTGCTGCAGCAAACCAGTTaccataattatttctattacgCCGTCGTTactcgtttaatattttatcacaatttaatatcatgtaCATGACGATTACGACCGGCTCCAAAACGAGTATCGTTcacgattatttaaatacaaaatataatattatcattaatcgtTGTTACATTAGTATCAATGTCGTCTGAACCACTATGCTGTAAATAGTTtggtttcaatttttaatattttgtttgttttaatttaaattcacaatCAATATAAGATGAAAGTCATGTGAAACTACTGACACTCCAGTAGCCAGTAATAATGGCCAAGTTCGTCGTAAGTATCTTGACCAGTTTCTCTgtattacatgtataataatgttgtatacCTATTGTATTTCACTGTtcctataaacaaatttttcattaagattaataaaaaaacaatttaacatcATTTTCtagttgtttaaataaaacaaaaataagtcccaacttgtaatttaataatgataatatctcATCTTAAAAACTAGTCATATTCCTTGTAAAGTGTTAATTAAGTTaagttcaattattattattattattattattattactatctttattatttaatttaaaaaaataacaaatgtaaGAGTACCTATTAAGcttctataattaaattattaattgttatctcaaaataaaaacaattgttaaaataaacttttaagttaactTTAGGACTACTAACAGACAGTTtatgtactttttaatttaattaaaaaataccatgtacattgaatattatgatttaacagTTAAAGGAGTcgcatgataaataatttcaatacttcaaacattcaatattttttctgttcaaatacttttaaatattcacaaaTAGTACAATTTAATGTCAAGTTCACTGTAAGCCATTCtagacaaataatttttttttcataacccTGGACTCTATTtacataagaaatattttttatgaaataaaaaaataattgaaaataatcacatttcatttttttatctaacttgaacttattattaattataatgagaATTAGCcctaaataacttaaattgtaggaaaatacagttttatttatagcataatcaattttaaataaaaaaaagttgatgcATACCTAATTATAAGAAATCCAATTAAAAATGAGTTAAAACTATGAACATGCCTATGctttaatgtgtatattattgacataaatgtaaataaaaaaaaaaataagtcagTTATGATTTTGAATTCAGATCATATTCATTTGTGTCAAtcttatcttataataattatatattttttaaatttatattattttaggttgAATTTTCTCCtccagaaaaaattaaatcagagCCATACGATGTTACAGATTCTATTGTAAACTATCGTATGGTATTAGCACCATTTCAAAAGCAAACTCAAGtagaatttaacaatataaaacttaaagaaATTGCAGTGAGATTTTTAACAGTTGTCAATCCTCTTGACAAACATGGACAGGTTAATAAAtccatacttattttaaaaataatggtatcTACTAATTGTATATGCCATGTATTCttgattatgattttaaatattatttatctaataattatgtataaacaaaaaaaataaatgattacagTTTGTTTTACCTCCTCCAAGTGATGGtgtttattttgatgtttataaattCACATTAGAACCTAATTCTCAACGCGAGATATCAATAACTTGGCAACCATCTCAGTATGGAAATATGcgtaaacttattaaaatagaacaagtcgataataacaaaaaatatgattttgttattttgggAAATTGTAATAGTCcttcatataaaaaatttaaggtatgccaatttaatgtattaaaatataacagtatatatttagtttattgttaatttgtatattatcgtCTAATATATTTCTAGAGTGCTACCTCAACaacttcaaaaacaaaaatttctaatttaattaaaaaacaattaaaacatgaacaaGAAAAAGTACTGCCAAAAAAGACAAATCATATAAGTTCTAAAACTGAAAGAATTATTCTAGTAAAAAATCCTGTAAAAATACCAGAACCCATTAGTGAAGAAATACCACCTATCAGACGACAAACATATTTAGTTGGAGAAAAAGAAAATCTtccaatttcaaaaaaaaatgtattatgtagagATACAATACTTACAAGTCCTGAACGCAGTATTAAACGGCCAGATCAGAAACGTCAAGATcacgtttttaataatcattttaatttaaagagtCTAAACAATAGTTCTAGCCCAATGAGTGATGATTCACTAGAGAAaccattaaacaaaattattattaacaattctcaattaaatgACTTCTATTTAACACCATTAAAAAGTACTGAAAACTTACTTTCTCCATTCAGCattaagaaacaaattaataattttgatgtcACTGATGGACGATATGTTACTACTTTATCAAATTCTTTTGTATCCAAACCTCAAGATGGTTTCACTTCAGTTTTAATTGATACTCCAGAAAACCAAAAGTCAAGCAATGTATGTGTGAATCTCtggaataaatttttaaaatcaccaGAAGATGAATTAACTAATGGTGGTACAAATGTTTGGTCACATACCGTCAACTCACAACCTTCTACATCTCCTTCAGAGGTTAAATCTAATGACTTAATACAAAAGTGTGAAATGTCGCctacacataatattcatCAACATACAAGTAAAGTAACAGAATAGCATAAATAtgtcttaattaataatagtaataattaaatgtattaaagtatcttttattagttttttttacattacagTGATTACTTGGAGTGGTACTAAACCGAAAAGACCatcattttctattaaaaactctttttattacaaatgtagTCCAAAAACGTCAATGACATCTAAGAACAAAGTAAAACAATGCAGTAAGTAAAtgctatacattatttaggtTACGGATCAATGATTATGGGTGTGAGTACTTGCTTAAAatccaatttataaaatgatagatTTATGTTATAGCCTATCCTTGAATGATATTATcttactatgtattataaaaactcattgaattttaaatattgttataggtaCAAATCCACGAACAACACGTTTGAAAACTCCTAAACTAGATAAGTATGATGAATATCTTAAGTGCCTAGCAAATCCACAACTTTTATATCACAATAATGCTGAAgatccatttttaaaaatgtaagtaaaatcttaaatcattaatatcacTACATGTTAGAGTatacaaaattagaaaaacgtaatttaatttttatctagttGTAATTAAACTACTTCATTCTTTATTGactaatatgttaataattttatttaaatatgaatacaaaataggtttaatatatttattacgattATAACTCAATTCTTTACAcaattaaattgcatttaatcaaatttttatttaaaaaatgtaaaatatccttttaaataattataacacagTATCAACAATTATCCATATAGACCatgtaatttatgattttatatcttaatttttcatCGATTTACCatgatatgtattatgatattacgtactatttatttatttagtcttAGTTTTGTGTGTGCCACCTTTTGGGGcaataaaaatgctttaattttctttgggtatggttctaaataaaattattaagtaagtagttttttataagcaggaaaaataaaaaaaaaaaaaaattaagaaataactaaaaattgtacactaaaaaccaaattgatttctatattttgttttaatttttaaacaaataaccgtagaaacttgatattttaaccaagtgtctataatataattttctatacatggttttatttcaatatattttgattcagCTATTTTTTGGCATAAACAACTATTTGCTGATTTTAAACTttggaaaatttaattcaaaatcccacaaaaattgtttttaactctgtttaaatgtattacattttttttattattatttaaagttaaaatatttacaaatttaacaaattacatGTACTAGTAAACAgtttataaaatctttaattctaatatctatggtttgaaaatgtaatataatattcctcataaatagtttatactagaactaaaaacaaaattattttttatagatatttaaaattcaaatttgtataaaattacgtgtttaaatgatgatttttttgttcattattttgttataacttaaaagcATTAGGTATTCATGgaacttaaacttttatatatattatgaatttactttatgcaattacattttcataattgGTAGATTAATTTCAAGATATTACTTACCTAACTATACTATAAACCCTATTCACGCTGTTTTACTATAAGGTGGTTTTAACTCTAAAGCAGGGCTTTGCACCAGAttactcaaataatttattcatgtttCAGGTGTTTAGATGttggaataataaatttaaacaaacgaTTGGATGTTATTGACCGTTATTATTTGGGTTAATATCGGTTAATATAGGTGTTCACTAGTTTAGAAAAACCATTACTTTTTATTGATTCCCTCACCAAGATTGTTaagctaaaattaaaatttttaaaaatgatttatgttattgataataaaatataatatgaatgtacATTTGTTATAGACCAAActcgatttatttttctgatttaagtttcaagaaaatatttattgaatttacctATAGTTAattgtaagaaaaaattacatctacctaatataatggttattaaaaaacattgtgATATGAAATTTTCTCAGTGATATATGGACCActctgtttatttttaatttacaataatatcatttaattcaaatgtaaCACATTCATTACAGTCATTCACTCAATACTTGCTATATATCAAAACGGTTCCcacttttctaaattttttaaaattaatgtatgttGTTTAGGTCTGAATACTATGAAACAGAATGGTTGGACCGGCAAGAATCTGATATGATTCGTTGGTTAAATGCAATGCTCACACCGACTGAAAAGTTGGTAGATGAAGAACAATCTAATGAGTTAGAGGAAGCAGCCATGGCTTGGGTAGAAGCATCCAAGGcatgtcataaaaataaacctatgCAATTTGCCACTCAAAAAGATCTGTTTGTCGCACAAATGTACCGGCAGTCACCACAACAATGGAGTGCATTGCGCAAAGCCACAACAAATCTTATAACATCTTCAAGTGTGACATCTGTCCTATCAAAATTAACTGTATCGATCGAAAAAGATCTCATCACTTTACGAGATGACCGTCAGATACATTTGGACTTGAgtgagatttatttatttataattattaaatttcaatttttcaaattaaacttaaatgattaattaatacaaaaattattttctttttaggtttaaagaaaaaaattattgatttgttaaaatgttacaatCCATTATGGTTCCGTATTGGCTTGGAAGCTATATATGGTCAAATTATTCATGTGAAGCCTGGATCTAATGATTTAGATGGTATTGGCTGGTTTGTTCGTAAAAATctgtttaataatgattatgtcaaacaaaaatttatcaaaacgaCTGTACTCCAAATGAACCTCCCTTCATATaatgtaagaaaaaatatttgtttcttctattttattttattaattctattgtacttaaaaccaaaccaagtacaaaatatatatatacattatcaataaaactaaacaaattgATCTACAGACTTACACTCTAtttcaaaatgattatttattgtgttttgtttaaatatattataactgtcctattacttattaactatttactatgaatattttaatatatcgactttcaattatcttaaattgaatttatagaatttgtgtataaaatatcagcaactgttttaatttttaataatattatatttttttttactatagactgccatgaaaaaatttattttaagaaaaatgtttatgcttatatattttttggacTGCGCTAAAGAACAACAATTAATCAGGCATAATCCGTGCTTGTTTAAAACAAACTCGCCATATAAAGTTAgtgatttcattattttttaaatatatttcaaaaactggTTGATGTTTATTTCCATTTACAGAGTAGTTATGACTTAATGATGGGATTTTGTGCAGACATGGTAACTGCACATGGAGACATAGTACGTCGCCTGCGAAGTATTGGTTACAACTTGACACACAAACAAACACATTTGGATGAAGTAAATTATGCAGTTAAATCTCTAAATGACCTAAGAGATGGCACTAGAATCACTAGAGTTGtggaaattttatttaaaggcAATCCATTGTCTCAAAAACTAAGGCTTCCAGCCATTtcaaaattgcagaaaatacACAATGTTAATTTGGCATTCACCCGAATATCTGAGCACATATCTATTGAGGGCAACATAACCACCCGTGATATCGTGAACGGCCACAGAGAAAAAATGCTATCGTTGTTCTGGCAGATTATCTACAAGTATTTAACCCCACGGTATAATAACGCTGcaacaaaaattcaaaactggTGGAGAAATAGCAGTCTGAAACTGGTAATATCCAAAAGAATCCGAGCCAAAACTATTGCCAAGCGTCACATAGCTGCCACCAATATACAAGCGCGCGTTCGAGGCCAtttgattagaaaaaaatggcCTCATTTGCGAGCTGAACTGGTAAAAAACCGTGATGTGTTGCACACAGCGTCCACCACAATCAAACGCTATTTAAAAGACAAACTGAAGCTATTGACAGACGATCGAAAacggtttataattttaaggagAACAGTCGTGTTCGTTCAGAAAAAGTATAGAAACAAGATGGCTATGGTTAAAGAACGACAGaagtatttgaaattcaaacagTCTGCGATAATCATTCAAAAAACGTTTCGAGGGTTTATGCTGAGGAAAAACTGGCACGAAATCAAGAATGATCTAATTGCGGTAAAAACGAAACGAATTGGTGCAGTCGATACGATCAAGCGATTTTTGCGAAAGAACTTGTCGCCGACACAAGACCGTTTAGcatatttgaagttaaaacGTACGGTGTTGTACACCGAAAGTCGGTACGTTGCGAACAAAACGACGAAGTTGCAAGCGGAACGTTACGCCGCCCTAAAAAACGCGGCCGTGTGCGTACAGAGACGGTTCAGGGCGAACGCGACGATGAAAAGAGAACgggaaaactatttaaaagcCAAACGGTCGGCATTGACGGTGCAAAAAGTGTTCCGCGGTTTCGCGGCGAGGAAACGTTGGCCAGACGTACGAAACCGTTTGGTGTCGGAAAACGAGAGACGAACGGCGGCGGTGAACACCATCAAACGGGCGTTGCGGAAAAACTTACCGCCGACACGAGACCGTTCGACGTTTTTGACGTTGAAACGTGCCGTGTTGTACACTGAAAGTCGGTACGTCGCAAACAAAACGACGAAATCGCAAGCGGAACGATACGCCGCCCTGAAAAACGCGGCCGTGTTCGTGCAGAGACGTTTCAGGGCCAACGCGGCGGCGACGCGAGACCGACAACGCTATTTGAACGCCCGACGGTCGGCCGTGCTTATACAAAAGACGTTCCGGTGTTTCGT contains the following coding sequences:
- the LOC113548642 gene encoding cytoplasmic dynein 1 light intermediate chain 2-like, which encodes MDSSTQVDVENDANHWNKLLLDVQNKSRKKLPENKNVLLLGDSKSGKTTLVTKLQGLKDSKQGWGMEYGYIQVRDDSTDENAQLNVWTLDGDRSLKYLMKFALNEQHFEDTTIVLVASLKHPWKIMESLEFWSARLQDHIDSLNLGMEQTQNLRDKCVDRIIDYTLLDDPSYESCTKVRLLNDGVLSKNLGLDIIVVITMTDCIKNLEIDNYSEEHFDYIQCCLRKFCLQFGAALFYVSVMEDKNCDLLYKYLMHRIYRFPFKTPALIVEKDSVFVPSGWDSLKKIEVLYENMQKINPESHYSDAIPYPYEKPHKEHELQDEEEQAFLARQLVLLNQNLAQPQTPVVRKSIELTKPLSANKRISDNPPPSSERALASFFNALLQKKQESPTVRTPTKKPVDNTGSPELSQIDDDPNTPK
- the LOC113547922 gene encoding abnormal spindle-like microcephaly-associated protein homolog; the encoded protein is MAKFVVEFSPPEKIKSEPYDVTDSIVNYRMVLAPFQKQTQVEFNNIKLKEIAVRFLTVVNPLDKHGQFVLPPPSDGVYFDVYKFTLEPNSQREISITWQPSQYGNMRKLIKIEQVDNNKKYDFVILGNCNSPSYKKFKSATSTTSKTKISNLIKKQLKHEQEKVLPKKTNHISSKTERIILVKNPVKIPEPISEEIPPIRRQTYLVGEKENLPISKKNVLCRDTILTSPERSIKRPDQKRQDHVFNNHFNLKSLNNSSSPMSDDSLEKPLNKIIINNSQLNDFYLTPLKSTENLLSPFSIKKQINNFDVTDGRYVTTLSNSFVSKPQDGFTSVLIDTPENQKSSNVCVNLWNKFLKSPEDELTNGGTNVWSHTVNSQPSTSPSEVKSNDLIQKCEMSPTHNIHQHTMITWSGTKPKRPSFSIKNSFYYKCSPKTSMTSKNKVKQCSTNPRTTRLKTPKLDKYDEYLKCLANPQLLYHNNAEDPFLKMSEYYETEWLDRQESDMIRWLNAMLTPTEKLVDEEQSNELEEAAMAWVEASKACHKNKPMQFATQKDLFVAQMYRQSPQQWSALRKATTNLITSSSVTSVLSKLTVSIEKDLITLRDDRQIHLDLSLKKKIIDLLKCYNPLWFRIGLEAIYGQIIHVKPGSNDLDGIGWFVRKNLFNNDYVKQKFIKTTVLQMNLPSYNTAMKKFILRKMFMLIYFLDCAKEQQLIRHNPCLFKTNSPYKSSYDLMMGFCADMVTAHGDIVRRLRSIGYNLTHKQTHLDEVNYAVKSLNDLRDGTRITRVVEILFKGNPLSQKLRLPAISKLQKIHNVNLAFTRISEHISIEGNITTRDIVNGHREKMLSLFWQIIYKYLTPRYNNAATKIQNWWRNSSLKLVISKRIRAKTIAKRHIAATNIQARVRGHLIRKKWPHLRAELVKNRDVLHTASTTIKRYLKDKLKLLTDDRKRFIILRRTVVFVQKKYRNKMAMVKERQKYLKFKQSAIIIQKTFRGFMLRKNWHEIKNDLIAVKTKRIGAVDTIKRFLRKNLSPTQDRLAYLKLKRTVLYTESRYVANKTTKLQAERYAALKNAAVCVQRRFRANATMKRERENYLKAKRSALTVQKVFRGFAARKRWPDVRNRLVSENERRTAAVNTIKRALRKNLPPTRDRSTFLTLKRAVLYTESRYVANKTTKSQAERYAALKNAAVFVQRRFRANAAATRDRQRYLNARRSAVLIQKTFRCFVAKKRWPATRDRLRSEMERRVAAADTVKRALRRNLPATRERAEFTGLRSAALFVQRTWRAKNLMRVQREWYTTSQYATVYVQRTFRAKVAMRSGRREYLKAKRSAVIIQKVYRAYAARRMWPDVRDRLVADRAERARAADVIKRALRRRLPVAPDRLHYERLRRSAVAVQRRYRANVAMRTQREAYRSLRRSVLAVQRRFRANRDARRDRSLYARLRSTAVGLQAAARGHLFRRHRWPTLMAELTSHRLLMTRCADTVKRALMRRLADGDRRRFLELRRAAIAVQRRFRTRRQAREYAKLRDAATTVQQRFRANRAARRHRTEYLRVRAAAVLLQACVRGRRARVRWPVVKRDLQAHQNRLVASSDTVKRFLRRCLPATDERSEYLRLRRAAVAVQTRYRAMAAGRHDRAEYLGLRRCAIVLQRWYRDCRVLRSVVLLQAYIRGCLIRRQWPQLKHRLEAERKLEAHSKQEKYKAATKIQATVRGFLARKKFPKLRDELITHKRACAITLIQALWRGYCVRKKYQCRRDTVRMPRRSAQTLGRRHNDVIDILNKQKKNEYSYKELATVFWNLDTCTSLSKELCMKTADGAIVDYIFHFLQYSNQSQPSTEAREPAIRVLINLLRYHETTWIIWTRTVNADMVKELIKMMKMSCGKFGSANKLFCLIATFIWIALQDPEKKRYFKSNPTGDFKYMMDSLNRRYKTHKIDKKLMVLPSTRPTWYIGSKCQKCFESDLFATTQVCKMLNIIK